A single genomic interval of Metasolibacillus fluoroglycofenilyticus harbors:
- a CDS encoding ABC transporter permease encodes MQVVWREFIKDRIAMISLVIMIVTISGVFIASLFFDPAEVMKISLRGKYAPPSAEHWLGADVGGSDIFGQLIIGAKNSLLIAIAITLITGTAGIFIGLACGYFGGWIDNMFMRIIDFFITLPSLMIIIVFITIVPKYTVLTFILIISLFGWTSIARLVRSKSLSESRRDYVNASKTLGTNDFVIIFKEVMPNISSILIVEATLNFAGNIGIETGLTYLGFGLPPSTPSLGTLVAYANNPLVMSTYWWVWLPAALFILILMLSINYVGQALRRAADAKQRLG; translated from the coding sequence ATGCAGGTAGTATGGCGTGAATTTATAAAAGATAGAATTGCAATGATATCTTTAGTTATTATGATTGTAACAATTTCTGGTGTATTCATTGCATCATTATTTTTCGACCCAGCAGAGGTAATGAAAATTTCATTACGTGGTAAATATGCACCTCCAAGCGCTGAGCACTGGCTTGGTGCTGATGTTGGTGGTAGTGATATTTTCGGACAGCTTATTATTGGTGCGAAAAACTCGCTGTTAATTGCGATTGCAATTACGTTGATTACAGGTACAGCTGGTATTTTCATTGGTTTAGCTTGTGGTTATTTCGGTGGATGGATTGATAATATGTTCATGCGTATTATTGACTTCTTTATTACATTACCATCATTAATGATTATTATTGTATTTATTACAATTGTACCGAAATATACTGTATTAACTTTTATTTTAATTATTAGTTTATTCGGCTGGACGAGTATTGCACGTCTCGTGCGTTCAAAATCATTATCAGAAAGCCGTCGTGACTATGTAAATGCTTCAAAAACACTTGGAACAAACGACTTTGTTATTATTTTCAAGGAAGTAATGCCAAATATTAGTTCGATTTTAATTGTTGAAGCAACATTAAACTTTGCAGGGAATATCGGGATTGAAACAGGTTTAACTTATTTAGGCTTCGGTTTACCGCCGTCAACGCCTTCATTAGGGACACTTGTAGCATATGCAAATAACCCGTTAGTTATGTCAACATATTGGTGGGTTTGGCTACCAGCAGCATTATTTATTTTAATTTTAATGCTTTCAATCAACTATGTTGGGCAAGCGTTACGCCGTGCAGCAGATGCTAAGCAACGTTTAGGGTAA
- a CDS encoding oligopeptide ABC transporter substrate-binding protein yields the protein MKKQRWALLAMLFALMLVLAACGGDKNEDAGKGTDTGKTDGGTTTNEEANNEQEDGFALSVENEGTAIDGGTLMVAMQKDEPFQGIFSYALYEDAYDSDLMAFASNTIFSADGDFLLTDEGIASFTLEEGEPNIVTIKIREGVKWSDGEPLKIEDLMLPYNIIGHKDYTGVRYNSFFRNIVGAEAYHDGTAETISGLNKIDETTLELQLLEVSPGLFSGGDGILTYAEPSHILGDVPVADLVEHDAVRKNPVTLGAFVIDRVVPGESVQYKANENYWKGRPKLDEVIVKVVPSSSIAKALESGEYDLALSFGSAKYAEIKDLTNIDVLARPELYYSYLGFKVGKWDTETKAVATDLENTKMGDVNLRQAMAYALNVEEVTEVFYEGLRERANAIVPPVFSSFHDASLEGYNYDPEKAKQLLEDAGFKDVDGDGIREDKDGNPLEIKFATMSGDDVAEQISAFWLQNWKDVGLNVVYTDGRTIEFNSFYDKVEADDPNIDIFMAAWGVGSNPSPSGIYAHTAAYNFSRYTSDSLQTILSNIDSNKSFDASYRAEQFAAFEKEMAEVAPVVPMMYRLELTPVNKRVKNWSIDYSNSTIDDLELVELVADAPIK from the coding sequence ATGAAGAAACAACGTTGGGCTCTTCTAGCAATGTTATTTGCACTAATGTTAGTATTAGCTGCATGTGGCGGAGATAAAAATGAAGACGCAGGCAAGGGCACTGATACAGGTAAAACTGACGGTGGCACAACGACTAATGAAGAAGCTAATAATGAGCAAGAAGATGGCTTCGCGTTATCTGTTGAAAACGAAGGAACTGCTATTGACGGCGGTACATTAATGGTAGCTATGCAGAAAGATGAGCCTTTCCAAGGTATTTTCTCATACGCACTATATGAAGATGCATATGATTCAGATTTAATGGCTTTTGCATCTAACACGATTTTCAGCGCAGACGGTGACTTCTTACTGACTGACGAAGGTATTGCAAGCTTTACTTTAGAAGAAGGTGAACCAAACATCGTAACGATTAAAATTCGTGAAGGTGTAAAATGGTCTGATGGTGAGCCATTAAAAATTGAAGACTTAATGTTACCATATAACATTATTGGTCATAAAGATTACACAGGTGTACGTTATAACTCATTCTTCCGTAACATCGTAGGTGCTGAAGCATACCATGATGGTACAGCAGAAACAATTTCTGGTCTTAACAAAATTGATGAAACAACTTTAGAATTACAACTTCTTGAAGTATCTCCAGGTTTATTCTCAGGTGGAGATGGTATCTTAACTTATGCTGAGCCAAGCCATATTCTTGGTGATGTTCCTGTTGCTGACTTAGTTGAACATGATGCAGTTCGTAAAAACCCAGTTACACTTGGTGCTTTCGTAATTGACCGTGTTGTTCCTGGTGAGTCTGTACAATATAAAGCAAACGAAAACTACTGGAAGGGTCGTCCGAAATTAGACGAAGTAATCGTGAAAGTAGTACCATCATCTTCTATCGCGAAAGCATTAGAATCTGGTGAATATGATTTAGCATTATCATTCGGTTCAGCAAAATATGCTGAAATTAAAGATTTAACAAATATTGATGTTTTAGCTCGTCCTGAGCTTTACTACTCTTACCTAGGTTTCAAAGTAGGTAAATGGGATACAGAAACAAAAGCTGTAGCAACTGATTTAGAAAACACTAAAATGGGCGATGTAAACTTACGTCAAGCTATGGCTTATGCATTAAACGTTGAAGAAGTAACAGAAGTATTCTATGAAGGTTTACGTGAGCGTGCAAACGCAATCGTTCCTCCAGTATTCTCATCATTCCATGATGCAAGCTTAGAAGGATACAACTATGATCCAGAAAAAGCAAAACAATTATTAGAAGACGCTGGCTTCAAAGATGTTGACGGCGACGGTATCCGTGAAGATAAAGACGGTAATCCACTTGAAATTAAATTTGCTACAATGTCAGGTGATGACGTAGCTGAGCAAATTTCTGCATTCTGGTTACAAAACTGGAAAGACGTTGGTTTAAATGTTGTGTACACAGATGGTCGTACAATCGAGTTCAACTCATTCTATGACAAAGTAGAAGCTGATGATCCAAACATTGATATCTTTATGGCTGCATGGGGCGTAGGTTCTAACCCATCACCATCTGGTATTTATGCACATACAGCGGCATACAACTTCTCTCGTTACACATCAGATAGCTTACAAACAATTTTAAGCAACATCGACTCTAACAAATCATTTGACGCTTCTTACCGTGCTGAGCAATTCGCAGCATTCGAAAAGGAAATGGCTGAAGTAGCACCAGTGGTACCAATGATGTACCGTTTAGAGCTTACACCAGTTAACAAACGCGTTAAAAACTGGAGCATCGACTATAGCAATTCAACAATCGATGATTTAGAATTAGTAGAATTAGTAGCTGACGCACCAATTAAATAA
- a CDS encoding Cof-type HAD-IIB family hydrolase, with the protein MKQHLIVLDLDGTLLTDQQQISSYTKDILTKAQQEGHAVMIATGRPYRASEIYYRELGLQTPIVNFNGALVHHPTNSAWQQLHSPLAMRVVHDVVDSVDQYNYENLIAEIMDDVYLHNEDEQMMHILGMGNPRVTTGNLKTHLLEDPTSLLIQATDAHAAAIRQHLEDVHAELIEHRRWGAPFNIIEVVRKGLNKAVGISHIAHNMQIPRERIIAFGDEDNDLEMIDYAGIGVAMSNGIEPLKNIANEITLSNNEDGIGKFLAERLKL; encoded by the coding sequence ATGAAGCAACATTTAATCGTCTTAGACTTAGACGGCACATTATTAACGGACCAACAACAAATCTCCTCCTATACAAAGGATATTTTGACGAAAGCACAGCAGGAAGGTCATGCCGTCATGATTGCAACGGGTCGCCCTTATCGTGCAAGTGAAATTTATTATCGGGAGCTCGGCTTACAAACTCCGATTGTTAATTTTAATGGCGCATTAGTGCACCATCCTACAAATAGCGCTTGGCAGCAACTGCATTCACCGCTTGCGATGCGTGTCGTTCATGATGTTGTCGATTCAGTTGACCAATATAATTATGAAAATTTAATCGCTGAAATAATGGATGATGTCTACTTGCATAATGAGGATGAACAAATGATGCATATTTTAGGGATGGGCAATCCACGTGTCACAACAGGTAACTTAAAAACACATTTACTTGAAGACCCAACAAGTTTACTCATTCAAGCAACTGATGCACATGCAGCAGCAATCCGTCAGCATTTGGAAGATGTACATGCCGAATTAATCGAGCATCGCCGTTGGGGTGCGCCATTCAACATTATTGAAGTTGTACGCAAAGGCTTGAACAAGGCTGTTGGTATTTCACATATCGCCCATAATATGCAAATTCCACGGGAGCGCATTATCGCATTTGGTGATGAGGATAACGATTTAGAAATGATTGATTATGCTGGAATAGGCGTGGCAATGAGCAACGGCATAGAGCCACTAAAAAATATCGCAAATGAAATTACATTATCCAATAACGAAGATGGCATTGGGAAGTTTTTAGCAGAACGTTTAAAGCTTTAA
- a CDS encoding prolyl oligopeptidase family serine peptidase — MIVQREVWEHIPLLHVHTSEMTVENPTVIFIHGFGSGKEHNLHFAYQLVEKGVRVILPDAHLHGERAEPNTTKEQLEPIFWEIVMRTVGEVEILYKKLQDKGLLTTKAIGIAGTSMGGITTVGCLSKYDWIQTAGICMGATSYPKFAQHQLAQFEKAGIEIPFSEQQLAETMAILDAYDLENKANILQQVPTFFWHGKEDKVVPFEMSYPFFEKHGENSRSAYMIDEKAGHVVSRAGMLAVTDWLAQHLA, encoded by the coding sequence GTGATTGTACAGCGTGAAGTATGGGAGCACATACCGTTATTACATGTGCATACGTCGGAAATGACTGTTGAAAATCCGACAGTTATTTTTATTCATGGTTTCGGCAGTGGGAAGGAGCATAACTTACATTTCGCCTATCAGTTAGTAGAAAAAGGTGTACGTGTAATTTTGCCAGATGCACATTTACATGGTGAGCGTGCCGAGCCTAATACAACGAAAGAGCAGCTAGAGCCAATATTTTGGGAAATTGTTATGCGAACGGTAGGGGAAGTAGAAATCCTCTATAAAAAGCTCCAAGATAAGGGCTTGTTAACGACGAAGGCAATAGGTATTGCAGGGACCTCAATGGGAGGAATTACGACTGTAGGATGCTTAAGCAAATATGACTGGATACAAACAGCGGGGATTTGCATGGGAGCAACGAGCTATCCAAAATTTGCGCAGCATCAGCTTGCTCAGTTTGAAAAGGCAGGTATTGAAATACCTTTTTCCGAGCAGCAGCTCGCAGAGACAATGGCAATACTAGATGCCTATGATTTAGAAAACAAGGCGAATATTTTACAGCAAGTGCCAACGTTTTTTTGGCATGGCAAAGAGGATAAGGTTGTCCCATTTGAGATGAGTTATCCATTTTTTGAAAAGCACGGGGAAAATTCGCGTTCTGCATACATGATTGATGAAAAAGCGGGGCATGTTGTATCAAGAGCAGGTATGCTTGCTGTAACAGACTGGCTAGCACAGCATTTGGCATAA
- a CDS encoding metal-sulfur cluster assembly factor → MAIDQDMKDSMYGALENVIDPELGIDIVNLGLVYDVDLDEEGLATVTMTLTSMGCPLGPVIVDQVKTALGELPEVKDTEVNIVWTPAWSKDMMSRYAKMALGVR, encoded by the coding sequence ATGGCAATTGACCAAGATATGAAAGATAGTATGTATGGCGCTTTAGAAAACGTAATTGACCCCGAGTTAGGAATTGATATTGTTAACTTAGGCTTAGTATATGATGTAGATTTAGATGAAGAAGGTTTAGCAACAGTAACGATGACATTAACTTCAATGGGTTGCCCACTTGGCCCTGTTATTGTAGACCAAGTAAAAACAGCTTTAGGTGAGCTACCTGAAGTAAAGGATACAGAAGTAAATATTGTATGGACACCAGCGTGGTCAAAAGATATGATGTCACGCTATGCGAAGATGGCATTAGGCGTTCGCTAA